A genomic segment from Actinomyces lilanjuaniae encodes:
- a CDS encoding DNA-directed RNA polymerase subunit alpha, whose amino-acid sequence MLIAQRPTLTEEVVEENRRSRFVLEPLEPGFGYTLGNSLRRTLLSSIPGAAVTSVRIDGVPHEFRTIPGVKEDVAQIILNIKEIVLSSENDEPVVMYLRKSGPGAVVAGDITPPTGVEIHNPELVIAVLNEKGKLEIELTVERGRGYVSANQNKDPNAEISRIPVDSIYSPVRKVSYEVEATRVEQRTDFDRLIVDVETKASMTPRDALASAGKTLVELFGLARELNVEAEGIEVGPSPVDEAFQQDLALMIDELDLQARSSNALKREGIHTVGELVSRSEADLLDIRNFGAKSISEIKDKLAELGLSLKGSPVDYVSDDDYTANPTFSDEQQA is encoded by the coding sequence GAGAACCGCCGGTCGCGGTTCGTGCTCGAGCCTCTCGAGCCCGGATTCGGCTACACGCTCGGCAACTCCCTGCGGCGTACGCTGCTGTCCTCCATCCCGGGAGCGGCTGTCACCTCCGTGCGCATTGACGGGGTGCCTCACGAGTTCCGGACTATCCCGGGCGTCAAGGAGGACGTCGCCCAGATCATCTTGAACATCAAGGAGATCGTCCTGTCCTCGGAGAACGACGAGCCGGTGGTGATGTACCTGCGCAAGTCGGGTCCGGGCGCCGTCGTGGCCGGTGACATCACCCCGCCGACCGGGGTCGAGATCCACAACCCCGAGCTGGTCATCGCCGTCCTCAACGAGAAGGGCAAGCTGGAGATCGAGCTGACTGTCGAGCGTGGCCGCGGCTACGTCTCCGCCAACCAGAACAAGGACCCTAACGCCGAGATCTCCCGTATTCCGGTGGACTCCATCTACTCTCCGGTCAGGAAGGTCTCCTACGAAGTCGAGGCCACCCGTGTAGAGCAGCGCACGGACTTTGACAGGCTGATTGTGGACGTGGAGACCAAGGCCTCGATGACCCCGAGAGACGCCCTGGCCTCCGCAGGCAAGACGCTGGTCGAGCTCTTCGGCCTGGCCCGTGAGCTTAACGTCGAGGCGGAGGGGATCGAGGTGGGCCCGTCGCCGGTGGACGAGGCCTTCCAGCAGGACCTGGCGCTCATGATTGACGAGCTGGACCTGCAGGCCCGCTCCTCCAACGCTCTCAAGCGGGAGGGCATCCACACTGTTGGTGAGCTGGTGTCACGCAGCGAGGCTGACCTGCTTGACATTCGTAATTTCGGTGCGAAGTCCATCTCGGAGATCAAGGACAAGCTGGCCGAGCTGGGGCTGTCCCTCAAGGGCTCGCCGGTCGACTACGTCTCCGACGACGACTACACCGCCAACCCCACGTTCAGCGACGAGCAGCAGGCCTGA
- the rplQ gene encoding 50S ribosomal protein L17, with amino-acid sequence MPRPTKGPRLGGSAQHERHMLANLATQLIVHESIKTTEARARRLRPYVEKLITKGKRGDLHARRTVMKKVTDKFAVYRLFEVLAPQLEGRDGGYTRIVKTAPRKGDNAPMAVISLVLEPVARKEVVADAVATAKRAATRAAEEAEAATSAARRDNDASAPSQQEAEDAGSSQAGSESEKSEKKDYAGSVRLAEGSTEAPDADHQVKGNEDSMKYHVPGSRWYDATVAEVWFASAEAAQAAGFSPAGGAAAQKVTEEA; translated from the coding sequence ATGCCTCGCCCCACCAAGGGCCCCCGGCTGGGCGGTAGCGCCCAGCACGAGCGCCACATGCTGGCCAACCTTGCCACGCAGCTGATCGTCCACGAGTCCATCAAGACCACCGAGGCTCGTGCCCGCCGCCTGCGTCCCTATGTCGAGAAGCTGATCACCAAGGGTAAGCGTGGTGACCTGCACGCTCGTCGTACCGTGATGAAGAAGGTGACGGACAAGTTCGCCGTCTACCGTCTTTTTGAGGTGCTTGCTCCTCAGCTCGAGGGGCGCGACGGCGGCTACACCCGTATCGTCAAGACCGCGCCTCGTAAGGGTGACAACGCGCCGATGGCGGTCATCTCCCTGGTGCTGGAGCCGGTGGCGCGCAAGGAGGTGGTTGCCGATGCCGTGGCCACAGCCAAGCGGGCAGCGACCCGGGCCGCTGAGGAGGCTGAGGCCGCGACCAGCGCCGCCAGGAGGGACAACGACGCCTCGGCCCCGTCACAACAGGAGGCGGAGGACGCGGGGTCCTCGCAGGCTGGCAGCGAGTCCGAGAAGTCCGAGAAGAAGGACTACGCGGGCTCTGTCCGGCTGGCGGAGGGGTCCACCGAGGCCCCAGACGCTGACCACCAGGTCAAGGGGAACGAGGACTCCATGAAGTACCACGTGCCCGGTTCGCGCTGGTACGACGCTACTGTGGCCGAGGTGTGGTTCGCCTCGGCCGAGGCGGCACAGGCCGCAGGATTCTCCCCTGCTGGTGGTGCGGCAGCCCAGAAGGTGACCGAGGAGGCCTAG
- a CDS encoding Re/Si-specific NAD(P)(+) transhydrogenase subunit alpha → MRTGIPCEKPGQALVAATPQTVSRLVRLGYEVHVQRGAGQAASFPDSAYEEAGARVTDEAQVWDCEVVLGVDAPDEEHLALMSPGTTYVGRLAPARSPRLVEALRARGLTGLALDAVPRISRAQAMDVLSSQANLAGYRAVIEAAAHFGRVFTGQVTAAGKLPPASVYVIGAGVAGLAAIGTASSLGAQVRGTDVRPEVEDQVRSMGATFIPVPSAPGHQEASSDGYARQMSAEQAELAAALYAKEAAQADIVITTASVPGRQAPVLLSRAALEGMRPGSVVVDMAAANGGNTELTVPSEVVLTDGGVTIVGYTDLAGRLPTQASQLYGQNLVNLLTLMTPAKDGVLRLDLEDQVVRGITVTHAGEILWPPPAVTVSAAPTAGAGTVPPATQAPDTSAASQEAAQNRARSAARARRAGLVAAALALAALVLVTPVAVASHYIVLMLAVVLGFYVISNVTPALHTPLMSVTNAISGIILLGAISQVGNDNLLVSAVSFLAVVLASVNVFGGFAVTHRMLAMFRKD, encoded by the coding sequence GTGCGTACTGGAATTCCCTGTGAGAAACCAGGTCAGGCCCTTGTCGCCGCGACGCCGCAGACGGTGTCGCGGCTGGTCCGTCTCGGCTACGAGGTGCACGTCCAGCGCGGCGCCGGGCAGGCCGCCAGCTTCCCTGACAGCGCCTATGAGGAGGCCGGGGCCCGGGTCACTGACGAGGCCCAGGTATGGGACTGTGAGGTGGTGCTGGGGGTGGACGCCCCTGACGAGGAGCACCTGGCGCTCATGAGCCCGGGTACGACCTACGTGGGACGTCTTGCCCCCGCACGCAGCCCCAGGCTCGTCGAGGCCCTGCGGGCACGCGGCCTGACCGGGCTCGCCCTGGACGCGGTACCCAGGATCTCGCGCGCGCAGGCGATGGATGTCCTGTCCTCCCAGGCCAACCTCGCTGGCTACCGCGCCGTCATCGAGGCTGCCGCCCACTTCGGCCGGGTGTTCACCGGCCAGGTCACGGCAGCAGGCAAGCTTCCACCCGCCTCCGTCTACGTCATCGGTGCCGGGGTGGCCGGGCTGGCAGCGATCGGGACCGCCTCCTCCCTGGGGGCACAGGTGCGTGGCACCGACGTGCGTCCTGAGGTCGAGGACCAGGTACGGTCCATGGGGGCGACGTTCATCCCCGTCCCCTCCGCGCCCGGGCACCAGGAGGCCTCCAGCGACGGCTACGCCAGGCAGATGAGCGCCGAGCAGGCAGAGCTGGCTGCCGCCCTGTACGCCAAGGAGGCGGCCCAGGCTGATATCGTCATCACCACCGCAAGCGTCCCTGGGCGGCAGGCACCGGTGCTGCTGAGCCGCGCCGCGCTGGAGGGGATGCGCCCGGGATCGGTCGTGGTGGACATGGCTGCTGCCAACGGCGGCAACACCGAGCTGACGGTCCCCTCCGAGGTAGTCCTTACTGACGGCGGCGTCACCATCGTGGGCTACACGGACCTGGCCGGACGGCTTCCCACCCAGGCCTCCCAGCTCTACGGGCAGAATCTGGTCAACCTGCTCACGCTCATGACCCCGGCCAAGGACGGCGTGCTGAGACTGGACCTGGAGGACCAGGTGGTACGGGGCATCACCGTCACCCACGCGGGCGAGATCCTGTGGCCCCCGCCTGCCGTGACCGTGTCCGCCGCCCCCACGGCCGGGGCAGGCACGGTGCCACCAGCTACCCAGGCGCCTGACACCTCAGCGGCGTCACAGGAGGCGGCGCAGAACCGAGCCAGGAGCGCCGCCCGTGCCCGCCGGGCAGGCCTGGTAGCTGCTGCCCTAGCCCTGGCAGCACTGGTCCTGGTCACACCCGTCGCGGTGGCGAGCCACTACATCGTGCTCATGCTGGCGGTGGTCCTGGGCTTCTACGTCATCTCCAACGTCACCCCGGCCCTGCACACTCCACTCATGTCCGTGACCAACGCGATCTCCGGCATCATCCTGCTGGGGGCAATCTCGCAGGTCGGTAACGACAACCTCCTGGTCAGCGCCGTGAGCTTCCTGGCAGTTGTCCTGGCCTCCGTCAACGTCTTCGGCGGCTTCGCGGTGACCCACCGCATGCTTGCCATGTTCAGGAAGGACTGA
- a CDS encoding ROK family protein → MSSLTTLCVDCGGGGIKASVLDAEGSTVSRAVRTSTPYPLPPTKLVDTIEALADQLPRADRVTVGMPGMIRHGVVVSTPHYITRDGPRSRVLPELVDQWARFDMARAVSQRLDAPTLVLNDAEVAGAGVVTGHGLEMIITLGTGLGNAVFDNGVLAPHVEVSQGPVRWGLSYDDYIGEHERLRLGDAHWSRRVRRVVDSLRPMYLWDRLYLGGGNSRRITAAQLTRIGDDVVVVPNEAGMTGGARCWLMAAR, encoded by the coding sequence GTGAGCTCACTGACCACCCTGTGCGTCGACTGTGGTGGCGGCGGTATCAAGGCCTCTGTCCTGGACGCCGAGGGCAGCACCGTCTCACGTGCCGTGCGCACCTCCACACCCTACCCCCTGCCCCCGACCAAGCTGGTGGACACCATCGAGGCCCTGGCGGACCAGCTGCCCCGCGCCGACCGAGTGACCGTGGGCATGCCCGGGATGATCCGCCACGGCGTGGTCGTGTCCACCCCCCACTACATCACCCGGGATGGACCGCGCTCGCGGGTCCTGCCCGAGCTGGTGGACCAGTGGGCCCGTTTCGACATGGCCAGGGCGGTCTCCCAACGCCTCGACGCTCCGACACTGGTCCTCAACGACGCCGAGGTCGCCGGAGCCGGCGTCGTCACCGGCCACGGGCTGGAGATGATCATCACCCTGGGGACCGGCCTGGGTAACGCGGTCTTCGACAACGGCGTCCTGGCACCGCATGTCGAGGTGTCCCAGGGGCCGGTACGCTGGGGGCTGTCCTACGACGACTACATCGGCGAGCACGAGCGGCTGCGGCTGGGCGACGCCCACTGGTCGCGGCGCGTGCGACGCGTCGTGGACTCGCTACGGCCCATGTACCTGTGGGACCGCCTCTACCTGGGCGGCGGGAACTCACGACGGATCACCGCCGCCCAGCTGACCCGGATCGGTGACGACGTCGTCGTGGTCCCCAACGAGGCTGGCATGACCGGAGGCGCACGCTGCTGGCTCATGGCTGCCCGCTGA
- the rplM gene encoding 50S ribosomal protein L13 produces MRTYTPKPGDVEKRWYVIDATDVVLGRLAAQAATLLRGKHKPQFAPNEDCGDYVIIINADKVVLTNGKAEKKFAYRHSGYPGGLKAVPYTELLATRPERAVSKAVKGMVPHTKLGRAQLKKLKVYAGSEHPHASQNPQPFEITQVAQ; encoded by the coding sequence GTGCGCACGTATACACCGAAGCCTGGCGACGTCGAGAAGCGCTGGTACGTCATTGACGCCACCGACGTCGTCCTGGGCCGTCTGGCAGCCCAGGCTGCGACCCTGCTCCGTGGGAAGCACAAGCCGCAGTTCGCTCCCAACGAGGACTGCGGCGACTATGTCATCATCATCAATGCTGACAAGGTCGTCCTGACCAACGGCAAGGCTGAGAAGAAGTTCGCCTACCGTCACTCCGGCTACCCTGGCGGTCTCAAGGCCGTGCCCTACACCGAGCTGTTGGCCACGCGTCCCGAGCGGGCGGTGTCCAAGGCGGTCAAGGGGATGGTGCCCCACACCAAGCTCGGTCGCGCCCAGCTCAAGAAGCTCAAGGTCTACGCCGGCAGCGAGCACCCGCACGCCTCACAGAACCCGCAGCCCTTCGAGATCACCCAGGTCGCCCAGTAG
- the rpsI gene encoding 30S ribosomal protein S9 encodes MAETTVDTDALDEDNVPSSYTTETEAPVEGRGQSVTAPGSGLGRRKEAVARVRLVPGTGQWTINGRTLEDYFPNKLHQQLVRAPFTVLDLEGRFDVIARISGGGVSGQAGALRLGIARALNEIDREANRATLKKAGFLTRDARTVERKKAGLHKARRAPQYSKR; translated from the coding sequence GTGGCTGAGACCACTGTCGACACCGACGCGCTGGACGAGGACAACGTACCGTCCAGCTACACCACTGAGACCGAGGCTCCTGTGGAGGGCCGTGGCCAGTCCGTCACCGCTCCTGGCAGCGGCCTGGGGCGCCGTAAGGAGGCTGTGGCCCGCGTCCGCCTGGTGCCCGGCACAGGCCAGTGGACCATCAACGGCCGCACGCTGGAGGACTACTTCCCCAACAAGCTGCACCAGCAGCTGGTTCGTGCTCCCTTCACCGTCCTTGACCTGGAGGGCCGCTTCGACGTCATTGCCCGTATCAGTGGCGGGGGCGTTTCCGGGCAGGCGGGTGCGCTGCGTCTGGGGATCGCCCGCGCCCTCAACGAGATCGACCGGGAGGCCAACCGGGCCACCCTGAAGAAGGCTGGCTTCCTGACCCGCGACGCTCGTACCGTGGAGCGCAAGAAGGCCGGTCTGCACAAGGCCCGTCGCGCCCCCCAGTACTCCAAGCGCTGA
- the glmM gene encoding phosphoglucosamine mutase, with product MARLFGTDGVRGLANDLLTPTLAVQLGEAAARVLTRDAPAPTGARGSRPRAIVGRDTRASGEFLDHAISSGLAASGVDVTRVGVLPTPAIAHMTATQDLELGVMISASHNPFPDNGIKFFGRGGYKLPDAVEDEIESLLGKVDNRPTGAEVGRVIKGETIADQNYINHLVDSAATDLSGLRVVVDASNGAASAVGPAALRAAGAEVIVINASPDGLNINVGCGSTHPEQLQSYVVSVGADMGVAYDGDADRCLAVDAEGNLVDGDQIMGMLAIGMKADGTLGSDTLVVTVMSNLGLILAMREHGIRTVQTGVGDRYVLEKMVQGGYTLGGEQSGHVIDTVHATTGDGVLTSLHVAARVKRTGKTLAELASVVTRLPQTLINVKGVDKAAAGTNQTVQDAVARAEKELGETGRVLLRPSGTEPLVRVMVEAATQEQADRVAGSLACVVKDNLSL from the coding sequence ATGGCTCGACTCTTTGGAACCGACGGCGTGCGTGGCCTGGCCAACGACCTGCTCACCCCCACGCTGGCTGTCCAGCTCGGCGAGGCTGCGGCCCGGGTGCTTACCAGGGACGCTCCTGCTCCTACCGGGGCACGCGGCAGTCGGCCCCGGGCCATCGTCGGGCGTGACACGCGCGCCTCGGGGGAGTTCCTCGACCACGCCATCAGTTCGGGCCTGGCGGCATCGGGTGTGGACGTCACCCGCGTGGGCGTGCTGCCCACACCGGCTATCGCCCACATGACGGCGACCCAGGACCTGGAGCTGGGAGTCATGATCTCTGCCTCCCACAACCCTTTTCCAGACAACGGCATCAAGTTCTTCGGTCGGGGGGGCTACAAGCTGCCTGACGCCGTGGAGGACGAGATCGAGTCCCTCCTGGGCAAGGTGGACAACCGCCCCACGGGGGCTGAGGTGGGCCGAGTCATCAAGGGCGAGACCATCGCTGACCAGAACTACATCAACCACCTCGTGGACTCCGCGGCCACCGACCTGTCGGGCCTGCGTGTCGTCGTGGACGCCTCCAACGGTGCTGCCTCCGCGGTCGGTCCGGCGGCGCTGCGGGCGGCTGGTGCCGAGGTCATCGTCATCAACGCCTCTCCGGACGGCCTTAACATCAACGTCGGCTGCGGCTCCACGCACCCCGAGCAGCTGCAGAGCTACGTGGTGTCCGTGGGCGCGGACATGGGTGTGGCCTACGACGGCGACGCCGACCGCTGCCTGGCGGTGGATGCCGAGGGCAACCTGGTGGACGGCGACCAGATCATGGGCATGCTCGCTATCGGCATGAAGGCTGACGGCACCCTGGGCAGTGACACCCTCGTCGTCACCGTCATGAGCAACCTCGGCCTCATCCTGGCCATGCGTGAGCACGGTATCCGCACGGTCCAGACCGGCGTGGGGGACCGCTACGTGCTGGAGAAGATGGTCCAGGGCGGCTACACCCTGGGTGGGGAGCAGTCCGGCCACGTCATCGACACCGTCCACGCCACCACCGGTGACGGCGTGCTTACCTCCCTGCACGTGGCCGCCCGGGTCAAGCGCACAGGGAAGACGCTGGCCGAGCTGGCTTCCGTGGTGACCCGGCTGCCGCAGACCCTCATCAACGTCAAGGGCGTGGACAAGGCGGCCGCCGGGACCAACCAGACCGTCCAGGACGCCGTGGCCCGGGCGGAGAAGGAGCTGGGGGAGACCGGGCGCGTGCTGCTGCGCCCCTCCGGCACCGAGCCGCTGGTGCGTGTCATGGTCGAGGCCGCCACCCAGGAGCAGGCGGACCGCGTCGCCGGGTCGCTGGCCTGTGTCGTCAAGGACAACCTCAGCCTGTGA
- a CDS encoding AAA family ATPase — translation MTAGPGGGQAAGAGERPAAPAPRLRLLDPVPSWQGRPLTGRTRDLLCLLASAGQGGASEDELADGLWPHRRPARPRQSLQVVVSRARSLLGAGAVERVAIGYRLALRADDVDYLIVVRSARLAVDAARQQELARVVAVTDTAVSEQGAQMPGRGATAGQGPHGELVGEAARLLHRLVRERALALDHLGRYAEAMVLLPALAEYDPADEPVLAALVRDEAWTSSPAAALERYEAYRRRLRESGAAPGPVLRAAHEAALSAEQPVRRGIRYASTPMVGRGADLRAVEDAVATSRLVTITGPGGVGKTRLAQAVAARSVLPVVHVLSMTEHAPRHTRWCPGGAESPSGPDVLRLARVLLAGLGAHLDAGSDPRRRLGEVLASPGTLLVLDDCEHLAPVLADLLAPLLSTMPALHVLVTSRRVLDLAGERVHRLGPLARGDAEELFRQRAAAVRPDQPLDQADLAPLLALLDGIPLAIELAAARTRAMSLAQIGQRLPGHLAVLTGSRDLPERQRTLAAVLEWSWDLLEPAARRALRRAALLADGFTLETAEAVLGPEAPVLVEALVAQSLLLVAEAAWSGVQGAQGAQRTWSGPGAQGVQDLAPGLVPAGVQELAVPRFRVLTSVRELVLSLPVDAAQDAEDRAAVRAWALGLCTPLLAVEAGRQEETSGQDGCSGDAGGSASPDSSPAVTSVMLEETGLVQELERALGAWAGSGHQPGRDLEDACVIGAALVTCWSSSWAFPQMATWGPRLYQLVVTPPPDQPGARARSRILYRLCVSTWLLGPLPERVRRAVPGGGGLDDAQGAAVRRLARTRREDWPVLALDEDVWVAWAAGRCVCTDLENQGRLETALTLTETLLDRVRTAGLPGHHLAGLELDRLRLLLEMGEYARGARECERLSQVLERSNLPQRGLHTWVVDMLSRCCRVYLHPTPQAADALLEEMASVNVPGTVRSTVRLASSEMHLLAGRRRQAALDSREALDMVVLDGAAVPGGPWELYGLALCLVVDAALTGPERRGLDPLAVRRRAFRALGRTLGPRGRAHRTCRPSPRSRRRPGCPS, via the coding sequence GTGACCGCCGGGCCAGGCGGAGGGCAGGCTGCCGGAGCGGGGGAGCGCCCTGCCGCTCCTGCGCCCCGGCTGCGCCTTCTTGACCCTGTGCCCTCGTGGCAGGGAAGGCCGTTGACTGGCAGGACCCGTGACCTTCTCTGCCTGCTGGCATCTGCCGGGCAGGGCGGGGCAAGTGAGGATGAGCTTGCCGATGGACTGTGGCCGCACCGGCGCCCAGCTCGCCCTCGTCAGTCCCTCCAGGTCGTTGTCTCCCGTGCCCGCTCCCTGCTGGGCGCTGGCGCGGTCGAGCGCGTGGCCATCGGCTACCGTCTGGCGCTGCGTGCCGACGACGTCGACTACCTCATCGTGGTCAGGTCCGCCCGTCTGGCCGTCGATGCGGCCAGGCAGCAGGAGCTGGCGCGGGTGGTCGCTGTCACGGACACCGCTGTGAGTGAGCAGGGTGCGCAGATGCCAGGGCGTGGCGCCACGGCGGGCCAGGGTCCTCACGGTGAGCTCGTGGGGGAGGCGGCCCGCCTGCTGCACCGGCTCGTCCGGGAGAGGGCGCTGGCGCTGGACCACCTGGGCCGCTACGCCGAGGCCATGGTGCTGCTGCCAGCGCTGGCTGAGTACGACCCGGCGGACGAGCCCGTGCTAGCTGCCCTCGTGCGCGACGAGGCCTGGACCAGCTCGCCAGCAGCGGCTCTGGAGCGCTATGAGGCCTACCGGCGTCGGCTGCGCGAGTCCGGGGCCGCTCCCGGGCCTGTGCTACGCGCCGCCCACGAGGCCGCGCTGAGCGCCGAGCAGCCGGTTCGCCGCGGGATACGGTACGCCTCCACACCGATGGTCGGTCGCGGGGCAGACCTGCGCGCCGTGGAGGACGCGGTCGCAACCAGCCGACTGGTGACCATCACCGGACCGGGCGGGGTCGGTAAGACGCGTCTGGCCCAGGCCGTGGCCGCGCGCAGCGTCCTGCCGGTGGTCCACGTCCTGTCCATGACCGAGCACGCGCCGCGGCATACCAGGTGGTGCCCTGGCGGCGCCGAGAGCCCCTCAGGCCCCGATGTCCTGCGTCTGGCCCGCGTGCTCCTGGCCGGGCTCGGTGCGCACCTTGATGCCGGGAGTGATCCGCGCCGCAGGCTGGGGGAGGTCCTGGCCAGTCCGGGAACGCTGCTCGTCCTGGACGACTGTGAGCACCTTGCCCCGGTGCTGGCCGACCTGCTGGCTCCCCTCCTGAGCACAATGCCTGCGCTGCACGTGCTGGTCACCTCGCGACGCGTCCTGGATCTTGCGGGCGAGCGCGTGCACCGCCTCGGCCCTCTCGCCAGGGGTGACGCGGAGGAGCTCTTCCGTCAGCGTGCTGCGGCGGTGCGCCCCGACCAGCCGCTGGACCAGGCTGACCTGGCCCCTCTGCTGGCCCTGCTGGACGGGATACCGCTCGCTATTGAGCTGGCTGCCGCACGCACCCGTGCCATGTCCCTCGCCCAGATCGGCCAGCGTCTTCCCGGCCACCTTGCTGTTCTGACCGGTTCCCGTGACCTGCCTGAGCGCCAGCGCACGCTGGCCGCTGTCCTCGAGTGGTCCTGGGACCTCCTGGAGCCCGCAGCGCGCCGCGCGCTCAGACGCGCTGCGCTCCTGGCTGACGGCTTCACCCTGGAGACCGCTGAGGCGGTGCTGGGACCCGAGGCTCCTGTGCTCGTCGAGGCTCTTGTGGCACAGTCCCTCCTGCTGGTCGCGGAGGCTGCCTGGTCTGGTGTCCAGGGGGCCCAGGGCGCGCAGAGGACGTGGAGCGGACCCGGGGCACAAGGGGTGCAGGACCTCGCCCCTGGGCTGGTACCTGCTGGCGTGCAGGAGCTGGCAGTCCCCCGGTTCCGGGTGCTCACCAGCGTGCGTGAGCTGGTGCTGTCGCTTCCGGTGGACGCAGCGCAGGATGCCGAGGACCGTGCAGCCGTGCGCGCCTGGGCGCTGGGCCTGTGCACGCCTCTGCTGGCCGTGGAGGCGGGCCGGCAGGAGGAAACGAGTGGTCAGGATGGCTGTAGCGGTGACGCCGGTGGCTCAGCCTCTCCGGACTCGTCCCCGGCGGTCACCTCGGTCATGCTCGAGGAGACTGGGCTCGTCCAGGAGCTGGAACGCGCCCTGGGTGCCTGGGCCGGCTCCGGGCACCAGCCGGGCAGGGACCTGGAGGATGCCTGCGTCATCGGGGCTGCGCTGGTGACCTGCTGGTCATCGAGCTGGGCGTTCCCGCAGATGGCGACCTGGGGCCCTCGTCTTTACCAGCTGGTTGTCACGCCACCGCCAGACCAGCCGGGGGCCCGGGCTCGCTCCAGGATCCTGTACCGCCTGTGCGTGTCCACCTGGCTGCTCGGCCCCCTGCCTGAGCGGGTCCGCCGGGCCGTGCCTGGCGGGGGCGGGCTCGATGACGCGCAGGGGGCGGCGGTGCGGCGCCTAGCACGCACCCGCCGGGAGGACTGGCCGGTACTCGCCCTGGACGAGGACGTCTGGGTGGCCTGGGCGGCAGGACGCTGCGTGTGCACTGACCTGGAGAACCAGGGCCGTCTTGAGACGGCCCTGACCCTGACGGAGACGCTCCTGGACCGGGTGCGAACGGCTGGCCTGCCCGGGCACCACCTCGCCGGGCTGGAGCTGGACCGCCTCAGGCTGCTGCTGGAGATGGGCGAGTACGCGCGGGGCGCACGCGAGTGCGAGCGGCTGTCCCAGGTGCTGGAGCGCAGCAACCTGCCGCAGCGCGGGCTCCACACCTGGGTGGTGGACATGCTGAGCCGCTGCTGCCGGGTCTATCTTCATCCCACACCTCAGGCGGCCGACGCGCTCCTGGAGGAGATGGCGTCCGTGAACGTGCCTGGGACGGTACGGTCGACGGTCCGCCTCGCCAGCTCTGAGATGCACCTGCTGGCTGGCAGACGGCGCCAGGCGGCCCTTGACAGCCGCGAGGCTCTTGACATGGTCGTCCTCGACGGCGCCGCGGTGCCCGGGGGGCCGTGGGAGCTCTACGGGCTGGCCCTCTGCCTGGTCGTTGACGCCGCCCTGACCGGTCCCGAGCGCCGGGGACTGGACCCTCTCGCGGTGCGTCGTCGTGCCTTCCGCGCGCTGGGCCGGACCCTGGGCCCGCGAGGGCGGGCACACAGGACCTGCCGACCATCGCCACGCTCGCGGCGGCGACCGGGCTGTCCATCATGA